From Aerosticca soli, a single genomic window includes:
- a CDS encoding FUSC family protein encodes MSATPPPAATARRWPWLGEFLAGEARAWVYVGKCVLAIFLTGWLAMWLQLEKPSTAMLTVIVVMHPQSGMVLAKSFYRVLGTLTGSLFGLALMSAFPQQRELFLFLLALWVALCAGGATLYRNFMAYSFVLAGYTAVIVVLPAISDPRQIFDSAVMRVSEVLLGIGVTAVVSDLILPQRLRVLLRHSAQGQFAHFIDLVREATRGVLPRERLEEAHLDIMRAAIQLENLRASVIFEDPEVLARSARMRLLNQRYMAAATTLQSLHHLVNRLKRRGRDAVVTALVELYRPIGEALDVPQRHEPAVLEERLRACLAAFPAHLAPLREHFEEHAARLEFDTGAALVERLLEELIGYTGAEAALRSGQPLRGSVERVRFRRGNDLVGAAVAVARTFLTMTALSLFWLASAWPSGANTMLMATVFSGLLATSPNPVLSASRTLYGYAIGFLAGLVMEFYLLPSSEGYGMLVLACAGLMMIGPYLQTRPALAGMGSGYSLGVIGLTSISNPMVYDAVQFFNTGLSQLGGVGLSLVSFMTIPGIAGSRWQQRRVLRLLRREVERAARAPLDGLAWSFESATRDLLQQVVSGTRPGSELLAWALSVQETGRTLIELRQDLAETALDAPARLAIDRALTAVAQLYEAPDASRWLEADAAVLAAIHAAPAGAAVRLHLYQLRSALRDEESPLAPYQPRPAAGASPHAP; translated from the coding sequence ATGAGCGCGACGCCGCCCCCCGCGGCCACGGCCCGGCGCTGGCCGTGGCTCGGCGAGTTCCTGGCCGGTGAAGCACGTGCCTGGGTGTACGTCGGCAAATGCGTGCTGGCGATCTTCCTCACCGGCTGGCTGGCGATGTGGCTGCAGCTGGAAAAGCCCTCCACCGCGATGCTGACGGTGATCGTGGTGATGCACCCGCAAAGCGGCATGGTGCTGGCCAAGAGTTTCTACCGCGTGCTCGGCACGCTCACCGGCAGCCTGTTCGGGCTGGCGCTGATGTCGGCCTTTCCGCAGCAGCGCGAGCTCTTTCTGTTCCTGCTGGCGCTGTGGGTGGCGCTGTGCGCGGGCGGCGCCACGCTATACCGCAACTTCATGGCCTACAGCTTCGTGCTGGCCGGCTACACGGCGGTGATCGTGGTGCTGCCGGCGATCAGCGATCCGCGGCAGATCTTCGACTCGGCGGTGATGCGCGTGAGCGAGGTGCTGCTCGGCATCGGCGTCACCGCGGTGGTGAGCGACCTCATCCTGCCACAGCGTCTGCGCGTGCTGCTCAGGCACAGCGCGCAAGGCCAGTTCGCGCATTTCATCGACCTGGTCCGTGAAGCCACCCGCGGCGTGCTGCCCCGCGAGCGGCTGGAAGAGGCGCATCTGGACATCATGCGCGCAGCGATCCAGCTGGAAAACCTGCGCGCATCGGTGATCTTCGAGGATCCGGAAGTGCTCGCGCGCAGTGCGCGCATGCGCCTGCTCAACCAGCGCTACATGGCCGCGGCGACCACGCTGCAATCGCTGCACCATCTGGTGAACCGGCTCAAGCGCCGCGGCCGCGATGCCGTGGTGACGGCGCTGGTCGAGCTGTACCGGCCGATCGGCGAGGCACTGGACGTGCCGCAGCGGCATGAGCCGGCGGTGCTCGAGGAGCGCCTGCGTGCCTGCCTGGCCGCGTTTCCCGCGCACCTTGCACCACTGCGCGAGCACTTCGAGGAACACGCCGCCCGACTGGAGTTCGACACCGGCGCGGCGCTGGTCGAGCGGTTGCTGGAGGAACTCATCGGCTATACCGGCGCGGAAGCCGCCCTGCGCAGCGGGCAGCCGCTGCGCGGCAGCGTCGAGCGGGTGCGTTTTCGCCGCGGCAATGATCTGGTCGGCGCCGCGGTGGCGGTGGCGCGCACCTTTCTCACCATGACCGCGCTCAGCCTGTTCTGGCTGGCCAGCGCCTGGCCCTCGGGCGCCAACACCATGCTGATGGCAACGGTGTTCTCCGGCCTGCTGGCCACCTCGCCCAACCCGGTGCTGTCCGCCTCGCGAACGCTCTATGGCTATGCCATCGGTTTCCTCGCGGGTCTGGTGATGGAGTTCTACCTGCTGCCCAGCAGCGAGGGCTACGGCATGCTGGTGCTGGCCTGCGCGGGACTGATGATGATCGGCCCCTATCTGCAGACCCGGCCCGCCCTGGCCGGCATGGGCTCGGGCTATTCGCTCGGCGTGATCGGACTGACCTCGATCAGCAATCCGATGGTCTACGACGCCGTGCAGTTCTTCAACACCGGGCTCAGCCAGCTGGGTGGAGTCGGCCTGTCGCTGGTGTCCTTCATGACGATTCCGGGCATCGCCGGCTCGCGCTGGCAGCAACGCCGGGTGCTGCGCCTGCTGCGCCGGGAGGTCGAACGCGCCGCGCGCGCACCGCTGGACGGACTGGCCTGGAGCTTCGAGAGCGCGACCCGCGACCTGCTGCAGCAGGTGGTCAGCGGCACCCGGCCGGGCAGCGAGCTCCTGGCCTGGGCGCTGAGCGTGCAGGAGACCGGACGCACGCTGATCGAGCTGCGCCAGGATCTCGCCGAGACCGCGCTCGACGCGCCGGCCAGGCTCGCCATCGACCGCGCGCTGACGGCGGTGGCGCAACTCTACGAAGCGCCGGACGCCAGCCGCTGGCTGGAGGCCGATGCGGCGGTGCTGGCGGCGATCCATGCCGCGCCCGCGGGCGCCGCCGTGCGCTTGCATCTCTATCAGCTGCGCAGCGCCCTGCGCGACGAGGAATCGCCGCTCGCGCCGTACCAGCCCCGACCTGCCGCAGGAGCTTCCCCACATGCCCCATGA
- a CDS encoding DUF1656 domain-containing protein, whose amino-acid sequence MPHEIVVYGVLIPGLLPIFLAALVVMAVIDTALARRGLYRKVWHPSLLRLALFTCLFCAGGLLLIR is encoded by the coding sequence ATGCCCCATGAGATCGTCGTCTACGGCGTGCTGATCCCCGGCCTGCTGCCGATCTTCCTGGCCGCGCTGGTGGTGATGGCGGTGATCGACACCGCCCTCGCCCGGCGCGGGCTGTACCGCAAGGTCTGGCATCCCTCGCTGCTGCGTCTGGCCCTATTCACCTGCCTGTTCTGTGCCGGCGGGCTGCTTTTGATCCGGTGA
- a CDS encoding biotin/lipoyl-binding protein: MNAQSVLRFLITASVVVIALLLGHLLWKRYLYAPWTRDGRVRADVVQIAPDVSGLVSAVRVADNQFVHRGDVLFVIDQARFRNALAQARANLAAAEANARAAGANIAAALAAAKAREKEYAMYAAQSWRRQRMGEEISREAREDAAATADAAQATWQQAQAGSHQASATREQALAAVEQAQASLERALLDLDRTEVRAPFDGYVTNLDVRVGDYAATGSARLALVDAHSYYLYGYFEETKLPHLRVGDPADVRLLAGGIHLKGTITGIAHGISDRDNPTGADLLASVNPTFNWVRLAQRIPVRVAIDPSQMPPGMVLAAGMTATVEVHPR, translated from the coding sequence GTGAATGCGCAATCCGTCCTGCGTTTCCTGATCACCGCCAGCGTGGTGGTGATCGCCCTGCTGCTCGGGCATCTGCTGTGGAAACGCTATCTGTACGCGCCATGGACCCGCGACGGCCGCGTACGCGCCGATGTGGTGCAGATCGCGCCGGACGTCTCCGGCCTGGTCAGCGCGGTGCGCGTGGCGGACAACCAGTTCGTGCATCGCGGCGACGTCTTGTTCGTGATCGACCAGGCGCGCTTTCGCAACGCGCTCGCCCAGGCCCGGGCCAACCTGGCCGCCGCCGAGGCCAACGCCCGCGCTGCCGGCGCCAACATCGCCGCCGCGCTGGCCGCCGCCAAGGCCAGGGAGAAGGAATACGCGATGTACGCGGCGCAGTCCTGGCGCCGGCAGCGCATGGGCGAGGAGATCTCCCGCGAGGCCCGCGAGGATGCTGCCGCCACTGCGGATGCGGCGCAGGCCACCTGGCAGCAGGCGCAGGCCGGCAGCCACCAGGCCAGCGCCACGCGCGAACAGGCCCTGGCCGCCGTGGAGCAGGCGCAGGCATCACTGGAGCGGGCGCTGCTGGACCTGGATCGCACCGAGGTGCGCGCGCCGTTCGACGGCTATGTCACCAACCTCGACGTGCGTGTCGGCGACTATGCCGCCACCGGCTCGGCGCGGCTGGCGCTGGTCGACGCGCACAGCTATTACCTCTACGGCTACTTCGAGGAAACCAAGCTGCCGCACCTGCGTGTGGGTGATCCGGCGGACGTGCGCCTGCTCGCCGGCGGCATCCACCTCAAGGGCACCATCACCGGCATCGCCCACGGCATCAGCGACCGCGACAACCCGACCGGCGCAGACCTGCTGGCCAGCGTCAACCCGACCTTCAACTGGGTGCGCCTGGCCCAGCGCATCCCGGTGCGGGTGGCGATCGACCCTTCGCAGATGCCGCCGGGCATGGTGCTCGCCGCCGGCATGACGGCGACGGTCGAGGTGCATCCACGCTAA
- a CDS encoding M20/M25/M40 family metallo-hydrolase, whose translation MPRLPAFFLAATCAMATGAAIADGEVATLPVQPLEHPELHALVEAVSEDALRTTLTALVGFGTRHTLSDTRSTKRGIGAARRYVASRFADIGATCGGCLQVSTPSRSFTGPRLPGPTEIVDVIAVKRGSSDPQRVIVMTAHLDSRASDVMDAEREAPGADDDASGVAALIEVARLLARTDNRATLVFAALSGEEQGLYGGKLLAEYALAQGWQVEADLNNDIVGNSLGQDGVRDGTHVRVFSEGTRSDETPAQAAYRRYHGGEVDSPSRNLARYMAALAETYLPDFHVRMVYRTDRYGRGGDQVPFLEAGFPAVRVTESREDYTRQHQDLRSEHGVRYGDTLDGIDWHYLARVSALNALTMAALSRAPAPPAGVDIEGALASDTTVRWQRVPGAAGYRVHWRDTTAPQWQFARAVGDVDRSVLAHVVIDDAFFGVSAVSADGYESPVVFPGAAGRFGREAPPKP comes from the coding sequence ATGCCGCGCCTGCCTGCTTTTTTTCTTGCCGCCACGTGTGCCATGGCCACTGGTGCTGCCATCGCGGACGGTGAGGTTGCGACCTTGCCGGTGCAGCCGCTGGAACATCCGGAACTGCATGCCCTGGTCGAGGCGGTCAGCGAGGATGCGTTGCGCACCACGCTCACCGCGCTGGTCGGCTTCGGTACCCGGCACACGCTGTCGGACACCCGCTCGACCAAGCGCGGCATCGGCGCCGCACGGCGCTACGTGGCATCGCGTTTTGCCGATATCGGTGCCACCTGCGGCGGCTGTCTGCAGGTGTCGACGCCCTCGCGCAGCTTCACCGGCCCGCGTCTGCCCGGGCCCACCGAGATCGTCGACGTGATCGCGGTCAAGCGCGGCAGCAGCGATCCCCAGCGCGTGATCGTGATGACCGCCCATCTGGACTCGCGCGCGAGCGACGTGATGGACGCCGAGCGCGAGGCGCCGGGCGCCGACGACGACGCCTCGGGCGTGGCCGCGCTGATCGAGGTCGCGCGGCTCCTGGCCCGGACGGACAACCGCGCCACGCTGGTGTTCGCCGCGCTCTCGGGCGAGGAACAGGGCCTGTACGGCGGCAAGCTGCTGGCCGAGTACGCCCTCGCCCAGGGCTGGCAGGTGGAGGCAGACCTCAACAACGACATCGTCGGCAACAGCTTGGGCCAGGACGGTGTGCGCGACGGCACTCACGTGCGGGTGTTCTCCGAAGGCACGCGCAGCGACGAGACGCCGGCGCAGGCCGCCTACCGGCGCTATCACGGCGGCGAGGTGGACTCGCCCTCGCGCAACCTGGCCCGCTACATGGCCGCCCTGGCCGAGACCTATCTGCCGGATTTCCACGTACGCATGGTCTACCGCACCGACCGCTACGGCCGCGGCGGGGATCAGGTGCCGTTCCTGGAGGCCGGCTTTCCCGCAGTGCGGGTCACCGAGTCGCGCGAGGACTACACCCGCCAGCATCAGGACCTGCGCAGCGAGCACGGGGTGCGTTACGGCGACACCCTGGACGGCATCGACTGGCATTATCTGGCCCGCGTCAGCGCGCTCAATGCCCTGACCATGGCCGCGCTGAGCCGGGCGCCGGCGCCGCCCGCCGGGGTCGACATCGAAGGCGCCCTGGCCAGCGATACCACCGTGCGCTGGCAGCGGGTACCCGGCGCGGCCGGTTACCGGGTGCACTGGCGCGACACCACCGCGCCGCAGTGGCAGTTCGCACGGGCGGTGGGCGACGTCGACCGCAGCGTGCTCGCGCACGTGGTGATCGATGATGCCTTCTTCGGCGTCAGCGCGGTGTCGGCCGACGGCTACGAAAGCCCGGTGGTGTTTCCGGGAGCGGCCGGACGTTTCGGCCGCGAGGCGCCGCCCAAGCCCTGA
- the groL gene encoding chaperonin GroEL (60 kDa chaperone family; promotes refolding of misfolded polypeptides especially under stressful conditions; forms two stacked rings of heptamers to form a barrel-shaped 14mer; ends can be capped by GroES; misfolded proteins enter the barrel where they are refolded when GroES binds) produces MAAKEVRFGEEARARILKGVNTLANAVKVTLGPKGRNVVLEKSFGAPTVTKDGVSVAKEIELADKYENMGAQIVKEAASKTSDNAGDGTTTATVLAQAFIREGMKAVAAGINPMDLKRGIDKAVQAVVEELKKLSKPTADDKAIAQVGTISANADAAIGEIIATAMKKVGKEGVITVEEGSGLENELDVVEGMQFDRGYLSPYFINNQQSQQVELEDPFILLHDKKISNVRELLPVLEAVAKAGKPLLIVAEEVEGEALATLVVNTIRGIVKVAAVKAPGFGDRRKAMLEDMAILTNGQVISEEVGLTLEKATIQDLGRAKKVVVTKENTTIIDGAGDPEKIQARIKQIKAQIEETSSDYDREKLQERVAKLAGGVAVIKVGAATEVEMKEKKARVEDALHATRAAVEEGVVPGGGVALIRAQKAIESLKGENEDQNLGIAITRRALEAPLREIVANAGAEPSVIVNRVKEGQGNFGYNAATGEFGDMVEMGILDPTKVTRSALQYAASVAGLAITTEAMVAELPKKEEHSHAPAGGMGGMGGMDF; encoded by the coding sequence ATGGCAGCCAAAGAAGTCCGCTTCGGCGAAGAAGCCCGCGCCCGCATCCTGAAGGGCGTGAACACCCTGGCCAACGCGGTCAAGGTCACCTTGGGCCCCAAGGGCCGCAATGTCGTGCTCGAGAAGAGCTTCGGCGCGCCCACCGTCACCAAGGACGGCGTGTCCGTGGCCAAAGAGATCGAGCTGGCCGACAAGTACGAGAACATGGGCGCGCAGATCGTCAAGGAAGCCGCGTCCAAGACCTCGGACAACGCCGGTGACGGCACCACCACCGCCACCGTGCTGGCGCAGGCCTTCATCCGCGAAGGCATGAAGGCGGTCGCCGCCGGCATCAACCCGATGGACCTCAAGCGCGGCATCGACAAGGCCGTGCAGGCCGTGGTCGAGGAGCTCAAGAAGCTCTCCAAGCCGACCGCCGATGACAAGGCCATCGCCCAGGTCGGCACCATCTCGGCCAACGCCGACGCCGCCATCGGCGAGATCATCGCCACCGCGATGAAGAAGGTCGGCAAGGAAGGCGTGATCACCGTCGAGGAAGGCTCGGGTCTGGAGAACGAGCTCGACGTGGTCGAAGGCATGCAGTTCGACCGCGGCTACCTGTCGCCCTACTTCATCAACAACCAGCAGAGCCAGCAGGTCGAGCTGGAGGACCCGTTCATCCTGCTGCACGACAAGAAGATCTCCAACGTGCGCGAGCTGCTGCCCGTGCTCGAGGCCGTGGCCAAGGCCGGCAAGCCGCTGTTGATCGTCGCCGAGGAAGTCGAGGGTGAGGCGCTGGCCACGCTGGTGGTCAACACCATCCGCGGCATCGTCAAGGTCGCCGCGGTGAAGGCCCCGGGCTTCGGCGATCGTCGCAAGGCGATGCTGGAGGACATGGCCATCCTGACCAACGGCCAGGTCATCTCCGAGGAAGTCGGCCTGACGCTGGAGAAGGCCACCATCCAGGATCTGGGCCGCGCCAAGAAGGTCGTGGTCACCAAGGAGAACACCACCATCATCGACGGCGCCGGCGATCCGGAAAAGATCCAGGCCCGCATCAAGCAGATCAAGGCGCAGATCGAGGAGACCTCCTCCGACTACGACCGCGAGAAGCTGCAGGAGCGCGTGGCCAAGCTGGCCGGCGGCGTGGCGGTGATCAAGGTCGGCGCGGCCACCGAAGTGGAAATGAAGGAGAAGAAGGCCCGCGTCGAAGACGCCCTGCACGCCACCCGTGCGGCGGTCGAGGAAGGCGTGGTGCCGGGCGGCGGCGTCGCCCTGATCCGTGCGCAGAAGGCCATCGAGAGCCTGAAGGGCGAGAACGAGGACCAGAACCTCGGTATCGCCATCACCCGTCGCGCGCTCGAAGCCCCGCTGCGTGAGATCGTCGCCAATGCCGGCGCCGAGCCCTCGGTCATCGTCAACCGCGTCAAGGAAGGCCAGGGCAACTTCGGCTACAACGCCGCCACCGGCGAGTTCGGCGACATGGTCGAGATGGGCATCCTGGATCCGACCAAGGTGACCCGTTCGGCGCTGCAGTACGCCGCTTCGGTCGCCGGCCTGGCCATCACCACCGAGGCGATGGTGGCCGAGCTGCCGAAGAAGGAAGAGCACAGCCATGCCCCGGCCGGTGGCATGGGCGGCATGGGTGGCATGGATTTCTAA
- the groES gene encoding co-chaperone GroES, with product MSKLRPLHDRVIVKRLEEERVSAGGIVIPDSATEKPTRGKVIAAGTGRILEDGKVRPMSVKEGDVVLFGKYAGQDIKVDGEELVFLKEDDIVAVIEG from the coding sequence ATGAGCAAACTGCGTCCGCTGCATGACCGTGTCATCGTCAAGCGCCTGGAAGAGGAGCGTGTCTCCGCCGGCGGCATCGTCATCCCCGACAGTGCCACCGAGAAGCCGACCCGCGGCAAGGTGATCGCCGCCGGTACCGGCCGCATCCTGGAGGACGGCAAGGTTCGTCCGATGTCGGTGAAGGAAGGCGACGTCGTGCTGTTCGGCAAGTACGCCGGCCAGGACATCAAGGTCGACGGCGAGGAGTTGGTCTTCCTCAAGGAAGACGACATCGTCGCGGTGATCGAGGGCTGA
- the cutA gene encoding divalent-cation tolerance protein CutA, whose product MSDPTVLLCHCTCPDPASATRLATALVEEGLAACVSRLPGVLSTYRWQGRVESAEEVLLLIKTTTDRFAALRERVLALHPYELPELIALPVDRGHPAYLEWVRRGG is encoded by the coding sequence ATGTCCGACCCCACCGTGCTGCTTTGCCACTGCACCTGCCCCGATCCGGCCAGCGCCACGCGCCTGGCCACCGCGCTGGTCGAGGAGGGCCTGGCCGCCTGCGTGAGCCGGCTGCCCGGCGTGCTGTCCACCTACCGCTGGCAGGGACGCGTGGAAAGCGCCGAGGAGGTCCTGCTGCTGATAAAGACCACCACCGACCGCTTCGCCGCGCTGCGCGAGCGCGTGCTCGCCCTGCACCCTTACGAGCTGCCCGAATTGATCGCGCTGCCGGTGGACCGTGGCCACCCGGCCTACCTCGAATGGGTGCGCCGCGGCGGCTGA
- a CDS encoding protein-disulfide reductase DsbD family protein: MFARLFARAAFLALLMLLPSTAAVAQEADGLLPVTAAYRLEARVQAPDVLVLQWTIAPDYYLYRGRMQLTAGPGVELGPAAFPDGEKHQDPYLGAVEIYHGKLEARVPFKLAPGTDTLTLDVRYQGCHEVEPKICYPPHTEHLRLALPSSPTTGGGDALGRALAALGAGSGGTGAGAAPLPPEQAFRLSALARDPHTLLLRWDMPPNYYLYRDRLALRAPESPGVTLHPRWPAGGVQREDPEQGPVTVYVGPLELPVDVSGPVEARHPLTLEVRFQGCQDGGLCYPPMTRTLKVDFGSAPPAAASRPDAVQRDPGALALALVLALAGGLVLNLMPCVLPVLSLKAVGLLESGESPARRRAHALAYSAGVMVSFAVLGLLVSAARAAWGVQLQQPLLVAVLALVMLAVGLSMSGLVQLGAGLGNTGAALAGRGGWVGDFFTGVLAVVVASPCTAPFMGSALAYALAAPRLGALLVFLALGFGLALPFLAVGFVPALARRLPRPGRWMQTLKELLAFPMYLSAAWLAWVLAHQRGADAVGMLLAAAVALAMTLWWFERSRERGLAARMLLLPLAALIALPLLGIAALPRPAPAAAAADVVPYAAERLAALRRAGTPVFVDITADWCVTCKANEHAVLDTAAFRAVLARTGAVYMRGDWTDEDPAISAFLAAHHSPGVPLYVVYPADGGEGRPLPSVLTPGLVRRALEEAARR; the protein is encoded by the coding sequence ATGTTCGCCCGCCTTTTCGCACGCGCAGCCTTCCTCGCGCTGCTCATGCTGCTGCCGTCGACGGCGGCCGTCGCCCAGGAAGCCGACGGCCTGCTGCCGGTGACCGCGGCCTATCGGCTGGAGGCCAGGGTCCAGGCCCCGGACGTGCTCGTGCTGCAGTGGACGATCGCGCCGGACTACTACCTCTATCGCGGCCGCATGCAGCTGACCGCCGGACCCGGCGTCGAGCTTGGTCCGGCGGCGTTTCCGGACGGCGAGAAACACCAGGACCCCTATCTCGGCGCGGTCGAGATCTATCACGGCAAGCTCGAGGCGCGGGTGCCGTTCAAGCTCGCCCCCGGCACCGACACGCTGACGCTCGACGTGCGCTATCAGGGCTGCCACGAGGTCGAGCCGAAGATCTGCTATCCGCCGCATACCGAGCATCTGCGCCTGGCGCTGCCGTCATCGCCCACGACCGGTGGCGGCGACGCCCTCGGCCGGGCGCTCGCGGCCCTGGGCGCGGGTTCCGGCGGCACAGGCGCCGGTGCCGCGCCGCTGCCGCCGGAGCAGGCCTTCCGGCTGAGTGCGCTGGCGCGCGATCCGCACACCCTGCTGCTGCGCTGGGACATGCCGCCCAACTATTACCTCTACCGCGACCGCCTCGCCCTGCGTGCGCCCGAGTCGCCGGGGGTGACGCTGCATCCGCGCTGGCCGGCCGGCGGCGTGCAGCGCGAGGATCCCGAGCAGGGGCCGGTCACGGTGTATGTCGGACCGCTGGAGCTGCCGGTGGACGTGTCCGGCCCGGTCGAAGCACGCCATCCGCTCACGCTCGAGGTGCGGTTCCAGGGCTGCCAGGACGGCGGCCTATGCTATCCGCCGATGACCCGCACGTTAAAGGTCGACTTCGGCAGCGCCCCGCCTGCCGCGGCCAGCCGGCCCGATGCCGTCCAGCGCGATCCGGGCGCGCTCGCGCTCGCGCTGGTCCTGGCGCTCGCCGGCGGGCTGGTGCTCAACCTGATGCCCTGCGTGCTGCCGGTGCTCTCGCTCAAGGCGGTGGGGCTGCTGGAGAGCGGTGAGAGTCCGGCGCGCCGACGCGCCCATGCGCTGGCCTACAGCGCCGGCGTCATGGTGAGCTTCGCCGTGCTGGGGCTGCTGGTCAGTGCCGCGCGTGCCGCCTGGGGCGTGCAGCTGCAGCAGCCGCTGCTGGTCGCGGTACTGGCGCTGGTGATGCTGGCGGTGGGCCTGTCGATGTCCGGGCTGGTGCAGTTGGGCGCTGGCCTTGGCAACACCGGCGCCGCCCTGGCCGGCCGCGGCGGCTGGGTCGGCGACTTCTTCACCGGCGTGCTCGCCGTGGTGGTGGCCAGCCCCTGCACCGCGCCGTTCATGGGCAGCGCGCTGGCCTACGCGCTGGCCGCGCCGCGGCTGGGTGCGCTGCTGGTGTTCCTGGCGCTGGGGTTCGGGCTCGCCCTGCCGTTCCTGGCCGTGGGCTTCGTGCCGGCGCTCGCCCGGCGGCTGCCGCGGCCGGGGCGCTGGATGCAGACGCTCAAGGAGCTCTTGGCCTTCCCGATGTACCTGTCGGCGGCCTGGCTGGCCTGGGTATTGGCCCACCAGCGCGGCGCCGATGCGGTGGGCATGTTGCTGGCGGCGGCGGTGGCACTGGCGATGACGCTGTGGTGGTTCGAGCGCAGCCGCGAGCGCGGCCTGGCCGCGCGGATGCTGCTGCTGCCACTGGCCGCGCTCATCGCGCTGCCGCTCCTGGGCATCGCCGCGCTGCCGCGACCGGCGCCCGCGGCGGCCGCGGCCGACGTGGTGCCCTATGCGGCCGAACGGCTGGCCGCCCTGCGCCGGGCCGGCACGCCGGTGTTCGTCGACATCACCGCCGACTGGTGCGTGACCTGCAAGGCCAATGAGCATGCGGTACTCGACACCGCCGCCTTCCGCGCCGTGCTGGCGCGCACCGGCGCCGTGTACATGCGTGGCGACTGGACCGACGAGGACCCGGCGATCAGCGCCTTTCTGGCCGCGCACCATTCGCCGGGCGTGCCCTTGTACGTGGTCTATCCCGCCGACGGCGGCGAAGGCCGTCCGCTGCCCAGCGTGCTCACCCCGGGCCTGGTGCGCCGCGCGCTCGAGGAGGCCGCCCGCCGATGA
- a CDS encoding TlpA family protein disulfide reductase, with amino-acid sequence MSRTSAWILLLAVLAAAFGGWLQHRARLAHGERTAPGDMAPALALPDLDGRTHRLADFAGRRVLINLWASWCAPCLEEMPALNRAWLRHRAHAQVLGIAMDEPSRVRSLLAAHPVDYPILIGRLESPDTASLLGDSDGVLPYSVLLDEHGRVLARRRGRLDEATLEHWLTPATPPTAP; translated from the coding sequence ATGAGCCGCACCAGTGCGTGGATCCTGCTTCTGGCCGTGCTCGCCGCAGCGTTCGGTGGCTGGCTGCAGCATCGCGCCCGCCTCGCGCACGGGGAGCGGACGGCGCCCGGCGACATGGCGCCGGCGCTTGCCCTGCCCGATCTGGATGGCCGGACGCACCGACTGGCCGACTTCGCCGGCCGGCGTGTGCTCATCAATCTGTGGGCGAGCTGGTGCGCGCCGTGCCTGGAGGAGATGCCGGCGCTGAATCGCGCCTGGCTGCGTCACCGCGCGCACGCACAAGTGCTCGGCATCGCCATGGACGAACCGTCGCGGGTGCGCTCGCTGCTCGCCGCGCATCCGGTCGACTACCCGATCCTGATCGGCCGGCTGGAGAGCCCCGACACCGCCAGCCTGCTCGGCGACAGCGACGGCGTGCTGCCCTACAGCGTGCTGCTGGACGAACACGGCCGCGTGCTCGCCCGCCGGCGCGGCCGGCTGGACGAGGCCACGCTGGAGCACTGGCTCACGCCTGCCACCCCGCCGACGGCGCCCTAG
- a CDS encoding glycosyltransferase, which translates to MIGVLVPANNEEDCIGACLASVAQAARAPALGGETVVTVVALDRCTDATADIVLSHSVLAVTVDAGNVGRARAAAAARLIGLGARWIACTDADSRVPADWLSSQLAYGCDAFCGMVTVADWLDYAPAVRRLFLRNHRGVGDHGHIHGANLGFCTRLYRHCGGFAPLAAHEDVALVAAFVEAGARIARKRTPTVVTSSRRRSRATGGFADYLRSLERYLEARAGERQGQPRGKHSGIQRQVP; encoded by the coding sequence ATGATCGGCGTATTGGTGCCGGCCAACAACGAGGAGGACTGCATCGGCGCGTGTCTGGCCTCAGTGGCGCAAGCCGCGCGCGCCCCTGCGCTGGGCGGCGAGACAGTGGTGACCGTGGTCGCGCTCGATCGTTGCACCGATGCCACCGCCGACATCGTCCTCAGCCATAGCGTACTCGCGGTCACCGTGGATGCTGGCAACGTGGGCCGGGCCCGTGCCGCCGCCGCCGCGCGGCTGATCGGTCTTGGCGCGCGCTGGATCGCCTGTACCGACGCCGATTCCCGAGTACCGGCCGACTGGCTCTCATCGCAGCTCGCCTACGGGTGCGATGCGTTCTGCGGCATGGTTACCGTCGCCGATTGGCTGGATTACGCACCGGCGGTTCGGCGGCTGTTCCTGCGCAATCATCGTGGCGTGGGCGATCACGGCCACATCCATGGCGCGAATCTGGGTTTCTGTACCCGGCTCTACCGCCATTGCGGCGGTTTTGCGCCGCTGGCCGCGCACGAGGACGTGGCTTTGGTGGCGGCCTTCGTCGAAGCCGGTGCCCGCATCGCGCGCAAGCGAACACCGACGGTGGTGACTTCCTCGCGACGCCGTTCGCGCGCCACCGGCGGTTTTGCCGACTACCTGCGCTCGCTCGAGCGCTATCTGGAAGCCCGCGCCGGCGAGCGGCAGGGGCAGCCTCGCGGCAAGCACAGCGGCATCCAGCGCCAGGTGCCATGA